A genomic window from Acinetobacter lwoffii includes:
- a CDS encoding ABC transporter permease — translation MSSLMQIRWQRFKQHKLGFSCFIIFSAIFIISLGAELIANDKPLLVKYDHAFYLPILKSYPETTFGGVFETEAEYKDPAVQQLIAEKGWAIWPIIPFSYQTPNFELAEPVPSPPSAQNWLGTDDQGRDVLARILYGLRISLLFGFALTLLSAVLGILAGAIQGYYGGWIDLIGQRILEVWSGLPMLFMVMVLVSLFTPSIYWLFLIMLLFGWTTLVSMVRAEFLRARNLEYVWAARSIGAGDGRIMFKHILPNVIGSSLSQLPFMLTANITALTALDFLGYGLPPESASLGELLLQAKNNLNAPWLALSGFFSLAIVLSLLIYMGEAVRDAFDPRN, via the coding sequence ATGTCTTCCTTGATGCAAATACGCTGGCAACGTTTTAAGCAGCATAAGCTGGGCTTTAGCTGCTTCATTATTTTCAGTGCTATTTTCATCATTTCCTTGGGTGCAGAACTGATTGCTAACGATAAACCCTTGCTGGTGAAATATGATCATGCTTTTTATCTGCCCATCCTGAAATCCTATCCGGAAACCACTTTTGGTGGGGTATTTGAGACAGAAGCAGAATATAAAGATCCTGCCGTACAGCAACTGATTGCAGAAAAAGGCTGGGCGATCTGGCCCATCATTCCGTTTTCCTATCAAACGCCAAATTTTGAACTGGCTGAACCGGTGCCATCGCCCCCGAGTGCGCAAAACTGGCTGGGAACAGATGATCAGGGCCGTGATGTTCTGGCACGGATTCTATATGGTTTAAGGATTTCATTACTGTTTGGTTTTGCTCTGACTTTATTGTCTGCGGTGCTGGGAATTTTAGCAGGGGCAATTCAGGGTTATTATGGTGGATGGATTGACCTGATCGGGCAACGCATACTCGAAGTCTGGAGCGGTTTGCCGATGCTGTTTATGGTGATGGTACTGGTCAGTCTGTTTACCCCGAGTATTTACTGGCTATTTCTGATCATGCTGTTATTTGGCTGGACCACACTGGTGAGTATGGTGCGCGCTGAGTTTTTGCGCGCCAGAAATCTGGAATACGTCTGGGCAGCAAGAAGTATTGGGGCCGGGGATGGACGGATCATGTTCAAACATATTCTCCCCAATGTGATAGGTTCTAGCCTGTCACAGTTACCTTTTATGCTAACCGCCAATATTACTGCACTGACAGCGCTGGATTTTTTAGGGTATGGTTTGCCACCCGAGTCGGCATCCCTAGGGGAACTCTTGCTTCAGGCCAAAAACAACTTAAATGCACCGTGGCTGGCATTATCGGGATTCTTTAGTTTGGCAATTGTACTGAGTTTGCTAATCTATATGGGAGAAGCGGTACGGGATGCTTTTGATCCAAGAAACTAA